A single region of the Elizabethkingia sp. JS20170427COW genome encodes:
- a CDS encoding DUF4091 domain-containing protein yields MTQLSKIICVGLIGLQSISISAQYLKSNPQDFVEMQDPIKDSLSNWKSISNGFHTSFVSIDHKFPKHLAPDFKPQKQEKVKGWKGEKVSAQILVWSNQPVENIQVELKDFKSKKAKLSSAIAQHHFVRYVMTDEFASGCGHRKPEDFAASLAPDMLDNLSHFNLEKKSVRPIWISIDIPRDTVPGLYTSQVSIKAKGEKIQILPLSLEVINHTLPPASEWKFHLDLWQHPSAIARSYNVKMWSDEHFEALKPIMKRLANAGQKVITTTLNKDPWNVQTFDPYEDMIIWSKKKDGSWTYDYKIFDRWVNLMMDLGINKMINCYSIIPWNNEIHYQDEKTGKVINVVAEPGSSVFKEMWTPFLKDFSQHLQQKDWLDITNIALDERAPEQMAAAFDLIKNVAPQLGVSYADNHKTYKKYPDSKDISIAIGDPYSKEDLETRRAQGLNSTFYVCCSDSFANTFTFSDSAEPVFAGWYALASGFDGMLRWSYNSWVKDPFQDSRFRTWPAGDTYIVYPQNRSSIRFERLLEGVQDYEKVQEIKKILKANGDTQNLEKLETYIQKMNHVNRTPNWNQELNEAKAFLNSL; encoded by the coding sequence ATGACTCAATTATCTAAAATCATTTGCGTAGGTCTTATAGGCTTACAAAGCATTTCTATTTCCGCACAATATTTAAAAAGCAATCCTCAGGACTTTGTTGAAATGCAGGATCCTATTAAAGATTCGCTTTCCAACTGGAAATCCATCAGCAACGGCTTCCATACTTCTTTTGTAAGCATCGATCATAAATTTCCTAAACATCTGGCACCGGATTTCAAGCCTCAGAAACAAGAAAAGGTAAAAGGCTGGAAGGGAGAAAAAGTTTCGGCTCAGATTCTGGTATGGAGCAATCAACCTGTTGAAAATATTCAAGTAGAACTGAAAGATTTCAAATCCAAAAAAGCAAAACTATCTTCTGCCATTGCACAGCATCATTTTGTACGCTATGTGATGACCGATGAATTTGCTTCTGGATGTGGCCATAGAAAACCTGAAGACTTCGCAGCTTCTTTAGCCCCGGATATGCTGGATAATCTGTCGCACTTCAACCTTGAAAAAAAATCTGTACGCCCGATATGGATCAGTATCGACATCCCACGAGATACAGTTCCTGGACTTTATACCTCTCAGGTTTCCATCAAGGCAAAAGGGGAAAAAATCCAGATCCTTCCTTTGAGTCTGGAAGTCATCAACCATACTTTGCCGCCCGCTTCCGAGTGGAAATTCCATCTTGATTTATGGCAACATCCTTCGGCTATAGCCCGTTCTTATAACGTAAAAATGTGGAGCGATGAACATTTTGAAGCTTTAAAACCCATCATGAAACGTTTGGCCAATGCCGGACAGAAGGTGATTACCACCACGCTCAACAAAGACCCATGGAATGTACAAACCTTCGACCCTTATGAGGATATGATTATCTGGTCCAAGAAGAAGGACGGCAGCTGGACCTACGATTATAAAATCTTCGACCGTTGGGTGAATCTGATGATGGATTTAGGCATCAATAAAATGATTAACTGTTATTCCATTATCCCATGGAACAATGAAATCCACTACCAAGACGAAAAAACCGGAAAAGTCATTAACGTTGTTGCGGAACCTGGTTCTTCCGTTTTTAAAGAAATGTGGACTCCATTTTTGAAAGATTTTTCTCAGCACTTACAACAAAAAGACTGGTTAGACATCACCAATATTGCTTTGGACGAACGTGCCCCAGAACAGATGGCTGCCGCATTTGACCTGATAAAAAATGTAGCCCCACAGCTAGGAGTTTCCTACGCTGACAATCATAAGACCTATAAAAAATACCCGGATTCCAAAGATATCAGCATTGCCATTGGAGATCCATATTCTAAAGAGGATTTGGAAACCAGAAGAGCACAGGGTCTTAACTCTACGTTTTATGTATGTTGCTCGGATAGCTTTGCCAATACCTTTACTTTTTCAGATTCGGCAGAACCTGTTTTTGCAGGTTGGTATGCTTTAGCTTCAGGATTTGATGGAATGTTGCGTTGGTCTTACAACTCATGGGTGAAAGATCCGTTTCAGGATTCCCGTTTTAGAACATGGCCTGCGGGAGACACCTATATCGTTTATCCACAAAACCGAAGCTCTATCCGTTTTGAGCGTTTGTTAGAAGGTGTTCAGGACTATGAAAAAGTTCAGGAAATCAAAAAAATATTAAAAGCCAATGGTGATACTCAGAATTTGGAAAAATTAGAAACCTACATCCAGAAAATGAATCATGTGAACAGAACCCCGAACTGGAATCAGGAATTGAATGAAGCTAAAGCTTTCTTAAACTCTTTGTAA
- the mtgA gene encoding monofunctional biosynthetic peptidoglycan transglycosylase: protein MFKLIRRIFYFIIIFSLLGVLWGRFFNPIITVTQIEGWMEYGKINRQYISLDEMGSNVQKAVIASEDQNFFRHDGFDFKAIERAIKHNQNENKKTIQGGSTISQQTAKNIFLWNGRSWLRKGLEVGYTFAIEKLWSKDIILERYLNSIEMGQGVFGVEAAAQYYFHKSSKDLSKSEAAWIAVVLPNPKKYDPKNPTARLSRKHAWVMRQMRNVQL from the coding sequence ATGTTTAAACTAATTAGGAGAATTTTTTACTTTATCATTATCTTTAGCTTACTAGGAGTGCTATGGGGAAGATTTTTTAATCCTATTATTACGGTAACCCAAATAGAAGGGTGGATGGAATATGGGAAGATAAATCGACAGTATATTTCTTTAGATGAAATGGGATCTAATGTACAAAAAGCAGTTATTGCCAGCGAGGATCAAAATTTCTTTAGGCACGATGGTTTTGATTTTAAAGCAATAGAACGAGCAATTAAGCATAATCAAAACGAAAATAAAAAGACCATACAAGGGGGAAGTACCATTTCCCAGCAAACCGCTAAAAATATTTTTCTTTGGAATGGTAGAAGCTGGCTAAGAAAAGGCTTAGAAGTAGGCTACACTTTCGCTATCGAGAAGTTATGGAGCAAGGATATTATTTTGGAAAGATATCTCAACTCTATCGAAATGGGACAAGGTGTTTTCGGAGTGGAAGCTGCTGCACAGTACTATTTTCATAAATCTTCAAAAGATCTTAGTAAGAGCGAAGCTGCTTGGATTGCAGTAGTATTGCCAAATCCTAAAAAATACGACCCTAAAAATCCAACAGCCCGCCTTAGCAGGAAACATGCTTGGGTAATGAGGCAAATGAGAAATGTCCAATTGTAA
- a CDS encoding DciA family protein, which translates to MKKRKKREYLSSELVQQFIKIYHLEDKMEVLKIRDFLEEYLDQQLYSEITEVALRDKVLTLKINSPLLRNDFKMRKSFYFQKFKIILGEEKLNDLQIL; encoded by the coding sequence ATGAAAAAAAGGAAAAAACGCGAGTACCTTTCTTCTGAGTTGGTACAACAATTTATTAAAATCTACCATTTAGAAGATAAAATGGAGGTTTTAAAAATTCGGGATTTTTTAGAAGAATATCTCGACCAACAGCTGTATAGCGAAATAACAGAAGTTGCTCTTCGCGATAAAGTTCTTACTTTAAAAATAAACTCTCCCTTATTGAGAAATGATTTCAAAATGAGGAAGAGTTTTTATTTTCAAAAATTTAAAATAATATTAGGGGAAGAAAAGCTTAATGATCTTCAGATTTTGTAG
- a CDS encoding ABC transporter substrate-binding protein, which translates to MKTKEILLFLGLALISCKKEDAKNHTSKTYISQNVSYEENINQFILSSGNRNFQLPKSIFPLKRVVLLNSSLLGYISELGLEEKIVGVSSPEYIYSEKIHQGIASGKIKNIGNEQKYDVEKIIALKPDAVFTNYIASFENTYDVLRKSGVNIVFLDEYLEQIPLEKAAYIKLFGKMFGVEKKSDSLYNVIETNYHQLSKQASQAKEKPKVICNEMYGNQWFMPSGQSSVAYYFKDANVDYPWASTKGAAAVPLSFEEVLVKSKGAQYWVNLADYQNKNSLLAFNPSYQQLYPFQHGKLYGIGGRVHGKANDYFASGMARVDYILRDYINIFHPNLLKDSQLIYMKELK; encoded by the coding sequence ATGAAAACGAAAGAAATATTACTTTTTTTAGGCCTAGCCCTGATTTCTTGTAAAAAAGAAGACGCCAAAAATCACACTTCTAAAACTTATATTTCGCAAAATGTTAGTTATGAGGAAAATATAAATCAATTTATTTTATCTTCTGGGAATAGAAATTTTCAACTTCCAAAATCAATTTTCCCATTAAAGAGGGTAGTTTTGTTAAATTCTTCTCTGTTAGGGTATATTTCTGAACTAGGTTTGGAAGAAAAAATCGTCGGAGTATCGAGTCCTGAGTATATTTATTCGGAAAAAATCCACCAAGGAATTGCTTCTGGGAAAATAAAAAATATAGGAAATGAGCAAAAATATGATGTAGAAAAAATTATTGCTCTAAAACCAGATGCTGTTTTCACTAATTATATCGCTAGTTTTGAGAATACCTATGATGTGTTACGAAAAAGTGGGGTTAATATTGTTTTCTTGGATGAGTATCTAGAGCAAATTCCCCTAGAAAAAGCAGCGTATATAAAGTTGTTTGGAAAAATGTTTGGCGTGGAGAAAAAATCAGATTCTCTGTATAATGTCATAGAAACCAATTACCACCAACTCAGCAAGCAGGCCTCCCAAGCTAAAGAGAAACCAAAAGTTATTTGCAATGAAATGTACGGAAACCAATGGTTTATGCCATCAGGACAGAGTTCAGTAGCTTATTATTTTAAAGATGCTAATGTAGATTATCCGTGGGCATCCACAAAAGGGGCTGCAGCAGTACCTCTTAGTTTTGAAGAGGTTTTGGTAAAATCAAAAGGAGCTCAGTATTGGGTGAATTTAGCGGATTATCAAAATAAAAATAGCTTATTGGCTTTTAATCCCTCTTATCAGCAATTGTACCCATTTCAACATGGGAAGTTGTATGGAATTGGAGGCAGGGTTCACGGTAAGGCAAATGATTATTTTGCCTCAGGAATGGCAAGAGTTGATTATATTTTGAGAGATTACATCAATATATTCCACCCTAATTTGCTTAAAGATAGCCAACTAATTTATATGAAAGAATTAAAGTAA
- a CDS encoding TonB-dependent siderophore receptor → MNKRFLLIGALIASGFGLQAQETTTQIEEVTLTSKFPQELTKVGKNVTLLTQKDLQKFQGQDLSEVLNQIPGFYISGSNNNSPEPKGYKIRGGSNKNVVILLNGTPLRDVTGNDYTVADLRLIALEEIVSIEVLNGASSVLYGSNATVSVINIKTLKNADKAFQGRVTLRGGSFDTFAQDLAVRGQVKDFNYSVSAFNEKSKGFSSAVGDDSFDKDGWEKQNINLNLGYSKNNFDININGGWNHNLYQYDGGAFIDSNNRGDDKQYFGGLNAAYKYNKGKVVFNSRYTTVDRNLQNFVNQGYLTQSTYKGNSFISELYNNYTVNPYFNFTVGAQFENQNMESASVPYGGNNLEEQLNRKATNINNIDVYAQANLNYQGYHLDLGARNSYNSRFKNHTVFSINPYYLGEIGNTYYKVGYSFASAFIAPSLYQSYGTLPYTVGNPDLKPETNQSHEIDLAWGTSDRNINLTASFYYRKEKDAFVYVMNPDYTGSYQNVDRNQVRGIDAGFDALILPMVKVGANYSYVYKDEVASRLRQPKTRINSFVEVNPTKTTQVSFTYLYTSKRADVFYDASSTKVDVTNAEYHIFGLNINQKILKSLGAYLNIGNLFNREYVDIVGYKTKKINFTFGVNYTF, encoded by the coding sequence ATGAATAAGAGATTTTTATTAATTGGAGCATTAATTGCTTCAGGTTTCGGGCTTCAGGCTCAAGAGACCACTACACAAATTGAAGAAGTTACCCTAACTTCTAAATTTCCACAAGAACTTACCAAAGTGGGTAAAAACGTTACCCTACTTACTCAGAAAGATTTACAAAAATTTCAAGGTCAAGACCTTAGTGAAGTTTTAAATCAGATTCCTGGTTTTTACATCAGCGGATCTAACAATAACTCCCCAGAACCTAAAGGCTATAAAATCAGAGGAGGAAGCAATAAAAATGTTGTTATCCTATTAAACGGTACTCCTTTGCGTGACGTTACCGGAAACGACTATACGGTTGCTGACCTTCGTTTAATTGCTTTAGAGGAGATAGTAAGTATTGAAGTTTTAAACGGAGCTTCTTCTGTCCTTTACGGAAGTAATGCTACCGTTTCGGTAATCAATATCAAAACCTTAAAAAATGCTGACAAAGCCTTCCAAGGTAGAGTAACTTTAAGAGGTGGATCTTTTGACACCTTTGCTCAGGATCTTGCTGTAAGAGGTCAAGTTAAAGACTTCAACTATTCCGTTTCTGCTTTTAATGAAAAATCTAAAGGTTTTTCTTCTGCTGTTGGAGACGATAGTTTTGATAAAGATGGTTGGGAAAAACAAAATATCAACTTAAATTTAGGCTACAGCAAAAATAATTTCGACATCAATATTAATGGAGGTTGGAATCATAATCTTTACCAATATGATGGTGGTGCATTTATAGACTCTAACAACCGAGGTGATGATAAACAATACTTTGGAGGCCTTAACGCTGCTTACAAATACAACAAAGGAAAAGTAGTTTTCAACTCTAGATACACTACTGTAGACAGAAACTTACAAAATTTCGTTAACCAAGGTTACCTTACCCAATCTACCTACAAAGGAAACAGTTTTATTTCTGAATTGTATAATAACTACACTGTAAATCCTTATTTCAACTTTACTGTAGGTGCTCAGTTTGAAAATCAAAATATGGAATCTGCATCTGTCCCTTACGGAGGTAATAACCTAGAAGAGCAACTTAACCGCAAAGCGACCAATATTAACAATATTGATGTTTATGCACAAGCCAACCTTAACTACCAAGGTTACCATTTAGACTTAGGTGCTAGAAACAGTTACAATTCACGTTTTAAAAACCATACTGTATTCAGCATTAACCCTTACTATTTAGGAGAAATCGGAAATACTTATTACAAAGTAGGTTACTCTTTTGCGAGTGCCTTTATTGCCCCTAGCCTTTACCAAAGTTATGGAACTCTTCCTTATACGGTAGGGAATCCAGATTTAAAACCAGAAACCAACCAGTCTCATGAAATTGATTTAGCATGGGGAACTAGTGATAGAAACATTAACCTTACTGCAAGCTTCTACTACAGAAAAGAAAAAGATGCTTTTGTATATGTAATGAATCCTGATTATACAGGTAGTTACCAAAATGTTGATCGCAACCAAGTTCGTGGTATTGACGCAGGCTTTGATGCCTTAATCCTCCCTATGGTGAAAGTTGGAGCTAACTATAGCTACGTTTACAAAGATGAAGTTGCCTCTAGATTAAGACAACCGAAAACTAGAATCAACTCCTTTGTAGAAGTAAATCCAACGAAAACCACTCAAGTAAGCTTTACCTACCTATACACTTCCAAAAGAGCAGATGTATTTTACGATGCTAGCTCTACAAAAGTAGATGTTACCAATGCTGAATACCACATTTTCGGGTTGAATATCAACCAGAAAATCCTTAAAAGCCTTGGAGCTTATCTTAATATCGGAAACTTATTCAACAGAGAATATGTAGATATTGTAGGTTATAAAACTAAAAAGATTAACTTTACCTTCGGAGTAAATTATACTTTTTAA
- a CDS encoding recombinase — protein MFYRSKYNFNTVLKEHFSFKNETISQEPLREVFLSVMKSDFDMFLAYLKNNEEITNNFKYYLHRLFEKMPFNLSLTEAAILTENGFYSELKKRVLDKILPAVEHEGSVSHLVDSISINTQKDLKYIKSIPENEIDELFNLLGIDRMISKPSVKRELLFSMNILSWRVIGGASDVEVLKMAPEYKNFDNPFDAFNRELDILIENFKENPEIEINSKSESYKQLKIYLRQCLEFINVAFKNASKYGISGRVNQSLLKNQQQLERLSDILNLLIIDKEEDYLKNSKQLVFNILKYKSHKNNVSELFSDSTRLISHLITTHTSEIGTHYITSNRKDYIKMFMGASGGGVIVGALCMLKLLYGNAEGSEFSHAFMYAFNYAMGFTMIYLMGFTLATKQPAMTAATMAQVLSDEATTKNNYLAFAHLVSKLFRSQFIAFIGNVLLAFPVSLAIVYGLDVIFNQNFAVDKADKLLKDLDVFKSKAILHACIAGFFLFISGLISGKVTNNAVFYKIPKRIEKNPFINYFFGAKFAKGLSKYYKKNWGGILSNIWFGVFMGVTAPIGYFLGLDLDIRHITFASGNFALGLYGKGFQVDAYTFWISFITIFIIGFFNFLVSFGLSMFLAFRSRKVNFGEVRLIVLGIIRYFLKNPARFFIPIKSSLDDSARDLMKGATSTKSEDH, from the coding sequence ATGTTTTATAGAAGTAAATATAATTTCAATACTGTTTTAAAAGAGCATTTTAGCTTTAAGAACGAAACCATTTCTCAAGAGCCCTTAAGAGAAGTTTTCTTAAGTGTAATGAAAAGTGATTTCGATATGTTTTTGGCTTATCTTAAAAACAATGAAGAAATTACCAATAATTTCAAGTACTACCTTCATCGTCTTTTTGAAAAAATGCCTTTTAACCTCTCGTTAACGGAAGCAGCTATTTTAACAGAAAATGGCTTCTATTCAGAGTTAAAGAAAAGGGTGTTGGATAAAATACTTCCAGCTGTGGAGCATGAAGGGTCGGTTTCCCATTTGGTAGATAGTATTTCAATTAATACCCAAAAGGATTTGAAATACATCAAAAGTATCCCAGAAAATGAAATTGATGAGCTTTTTAATCTACTGGGGATCGATAGGATGATTAGCAAACCAAGTGTGAAGAGAGAGCTTCTTTTCTCGATGAATATCTTATCTTGGAGAGTAATTGGGGGAGCTTCCGATGTAGAGGTACTGAAGATGGCTCCTGAGTATAAAAATTTCGATAACCCTTTTGATGCCTTTAATCGAGAATTGGATATTCTGATAGAAAATTTTAAGGAAAATCCAGAAATCGAAATTAACTCCAAATCAGAAAGCTATAAGCAACTTAAGATTTACCTACGCCAATGTCTAGAATTTATAAATGTAGCATTTAAAAATGCATCCAAATATGGTATTTCAGGAAGGGTTAACCAATCGCTTTTAAAAAATCAACAACAATTAGAGCGTTTGTCGGATATTTTAAATTTATTGATCATCGATAAAGAAGAAGATTATTTGAAAAACTCCAAGCAGTTGGTATTCAATATTCTGAAATATAAATCTCATAAAAACAATGTTTCTGAATTATTTTCGGATAGCACTCGTCTTATTTCTCACCTAATTACAACCCATACTTCGGAAATAGGAACCCATTACATCACGTCCAATCGTAAAGATTATATTAAAATGTTTATGGGAGCCTCAGGTGGGGGAGTAATTGTTGGGGCGTTGTGTATGCTGAAGTTACTCTACGGAAATGCAGAGGGCAGCGAGTTTTCTCATGCCTTTATGTATGCTTTTAATTATGCGATGGGCTTCACCATGATTTACCTAATGGGCTTTACCCTAGCAACAAAACAGCCTGCTATGACGGCTGCCACCATGGCTCAGGTATTGTCAGATGAAGCAACAACTAAAAATAATTATTTAGCCTTTGCTCACTTGGTCTCCAAGCTATTTAGATCTCAGTTTATAGCCTTTATCGGAAACGTATTGTTAGCTTTTCCAGTTTCTTTGGCTATTGTATATGGTTTGGATGTTATTTTTAATCAAAATTTTGCAGTAGATAAAGCAGATAAATTACTAAAGGATCTTGATGTATTTAAGTCTAAAGCAATACTGCATGCTTGTATTGCTGGTTTTTTCTTATTTATTTCAGGACTTATTTCAGGAAAGGTTACTAATAATGCTGTCTTTTATAAAATCCCTAAACGTATCGAGAAAAATCCATTTATCAACTATTTTTTTGGAGCTAAATTTGCAAAAGGTCTATCCAAATACTATAAGAAAAATTGGGGAGGCATACTTTCCAATATTTGGTTTGGGGTGTTCATGGGAGTAACCGCTCCTATAGGATATTTTTTAGGATTGGACTTAGATATTCGCCACATTACTTTTGCTTCAGGTAATTTTGCATTGGGGCTTTATGGAAAAGGCTTTCAGGTAGATGCTTATACTTTTTGGATTTCTTTTATCACCATTTTCATCATAGGTTTCTTTAATTTTTTGGTAAGCTTTGGACTGTCGATGTTCTTGGCGTTTAGATCTAGAAAGGTGAATTTTGGCGAAGTAAGGCTGATAGTACTAGGAATTATTCGGTATTTCTTGAAAAACCCAGCAAGGTTCTTTATTCCTATTAAATCTTCTTTAGATGATAGTGCTAGGGATTTGATGAAAGGAGCTACTTCTACAAAATCTGAAGATCATTAA
- the cdd gene encoding cytidine deaminase, with protein sequence MKQNLEIPFETFQNIDELSDIERQLFTAASEIREKAYAPYSDFWVGCAILLDDGQIIQGNNQENAAYPSGLCAERTALYWLSANFPDKKIKKIFIVGGAHHNPSPSPIPPCGSCRQSILEYETKQNHNIELYFSSVQGQVVKCYSIKNLLPFSFDKNHL encoded by the coding sequence ATGAAACAAAATCTAGAAATACCTTTTGAAACTTTTCAAAACATAGATGAATTATCCGATATCGAGAGACAACTCTTTACCGCTGCTTCTGAAATTAGGGAAAAAGCATATGCCCCTTACAGTGATTTTTGGGTAGGCTGTGCAATACTACTTGATGATGGGCAAATCATCCAAGGTAATAACCAAGAGAACGCAGCTTATCCTTCAGGCTTATGCGCTGAAAGAACCGCTCTTTATTGGCTGTCGGCTAACTTTCCAGACAAGAAAATAAAAAAAATATTTATTGTAGGAGGAGCTCACCACAATCCTAGCCCTTCTCCTATCCCACCCTGCGGATCCTGCCGCCAATCTATATTGGAATATGAAACCAAGCAAAATCATAATATAGAGCTTTACTTCTCCTCTGTACAAGGCCAGGTGGTAAAATGCTATAGTATTAAAAATCTATTGCCTTTTTCCTTTGATAAAAATCATTTATAA
- a CDS encoding family 20 glycosylhydrolase, whose product MKKIIIGLGVLVSSLVSAQENLIPQPEISIPQKGNLSLKKGISISEEFTAQEQNILQEIFHSWNIPVIQPSKKDRIPIIEFKFDKKNSDHLGKEGYRLEVNKKGITITAETSTGIFYALQTLRQLDLENQNLKAYTFIDRPSFSLRGFLVDVGRNYQPVDMLKEQIDMMAKYKLNVFHFHFTEDIAWRLESKKYPGLTDASNMTRWKGQFYTQQEFRELIDYCKERNILFLPEIDMPGHSKAFSRYFKVDMQSAEGMIYIKELLKEFKETYPDLEFLHIGGDEVKITNKDFMPEITRYVESLRFKNTIGWNPGSNLLTETYQQLWMGGAERILEQGETKSVDSKHLYLNHMDPLETVTTLYFRKFGLSDREHKNFPGAILCSWPDRAVAQPIDMFYQNAIYPGMLSFSERIWKGGGLNQWTANIPTDSASVKEFKDFEKRLEVHQKRYFKNLPFPYTPQSGMVWELVGPFSNHGNLETDFPIEKNPFSEAFKTSKTVIGGTVILRHWWANVIPGALENPQENTTWYARTKIWSDEDAEKDFWIGFNNLSRSYASDSPASGTWDDRKSEVWVNQKLVEPPHWQQAGMKGDLEKPLVNEGYTFRKPTKIRLKKGWNSVLLKLPVKDFKGKDWQNPEKWMFTFIEVQ is encoded by the coding sequence ATGAAGAAAATCATCATCGGATTAGGAGTCTTAGTCAGTTCTTTGGTTTCGGCTCAGGAAAACTTGATTCCACAGCCAGAAATCAGCATTCCACAAAAAGGGAATCTTAGCCTTAAAAAGGGGATTTCAATTTCGGAAGAATTTACTGCTCAGGAACAAAATATACTTCAGGAGATTTTTCATTCCTGGAATATTCCCGTGATTCAACCTTCTAAAAAAGATCGCATACCAATTATTGAATTTAAGTTCGATAAAAAGAATTCGGATCATTTAGGGAAAGAAGGTTATCGCCTGGAGGTCAATAAAAAAGGGATTACGATTACCGCAGAAACATCAACCGGTATTTTTTATGCTCTGCAAACCTTGCGACAGCTGGATCTGGAAAATCAAAACCTGAAAGCCTATACTTTTATCGACAGACCATCCTTCTCTTTGCGTGGTTTTCTGGTAGATGTAGGAAGAAATTATCAGCCTGTGGACATGTTGAAGGAGCAAATCGACATGATGGCGAAATACAAGCTTAATGTTTTCCATTTCCATTTCACCGAAGATATAGCCTGGCGATTAGAAAGTAAGAAATATCCCGGACTTACCGATGCTTCTAATATGACGCGATGGAAAGGTCAGTTTTATACCCAACAGGAATTTCGGGAACTGATTGACTATTGCAAAGAGCGGAATATACTCTTTCTTCCGGAAATTGATATGCCGGGGCATAGCAAGGCTTTCAGTCGATATTTTAAAGTGGATATGCAGTCTGCGGAAGGAATGATCTATATTAAAGAACTTTTAAAAGAATTTAAAGAAACCTATCCTGATCTGGAATTTCTGCATATCGGCGGTGATGAAGTCAAGATTACCAACAAGGATTTCATGCCGGAAATCACGCGCTATGTGGAAAGCTTACGTTTTAAAAATACCATAGGATGGAATCCCGGATCCAACCTTTTGACTGAAACCTACCAACAGTTGTGGATGGGCGGAGCCGAAAGAATTTTAGAACAAGGAGAAACCAAATCTGTAGATTCCAAGCATCTTTACCTCAACCACATGGATCCTTTGGAAACGGTAACTACTTTATATTTTAGGAAATTTGGTTTGTCGGATCGGGAGCATAAAAATTTTCCGGGAGCTATTTTATGTTCGTGGCCAGATCGTGCCGTTGCTCAGCCTATTGATATGTTTTATCAAAATGCCATCTATCCCGGAATGTTAAGCTTTAGCGAACGCATCTGGAAAGGTGGAGGCCTTAACCAGTGGACGGCCAATATCCCGACGGATTCTGCTTCTGTTAAAGAGTTTAAGGATTTTGAAAAACGATTGGAGGTTCACCAAAAACGTTATTTTAAAAATTTGCCTTTTCCTTATACGCCGCAATCGGGGATGGTTTGGGAGCTGGTAGGACCTTTCTCTAATCATGGGAACTTGGAAACCGATTTTCCGATTGAAAAAAATCCGTTTTCTGAAGCATTTAAAACCTCTAAAACCGTCATTGGAGGAACTGTGATTTTAAGACACTGGTGGGCGAATGTTATCCCCGGAGCTTTGGAAAATCCACAGGAAAATACCACCTGGTATGCCCGAACCAAAATCTGGAGTGATGAAGATGCCGAGAAGGATTTCTGGATAGGTTTCAATAATCTTTCCCGCTCTTATGCTTCAGATTCGCCGGCATCAGGAACCTGGGACGACCGAAAATCGGAGGTTTGGGTAAATCAGAAATTAGTAGAACCACCACACTGGCAACAAGCGGGGATGAAAGGCGACTTGGAAAAACCTTTGGTGAATGAAGGTTATACTTTCAGAAAACCTACAAAAATTCGGCTAAAAAAAGGATGGAACAGCGTTCTGCTGAAACTTCCGGTAAAAGATTTTAAAGGAAAAGACTGGCAAAATCCTGAAAAATGGATGTTCACCTTTATAGAAGTGCAATAG